The Nonlabens spongiae genome contains a region encoding:
- a CDS encoding cytochrome C oxidase subunit IV family protein produces the protein MADHASHAEHHHEHKLEIFRGLVKFKNNTQKIWGVLIFLSIVTIIEVALGYIKPDFLNAQFLALKWLNWIFIILTIVKAYYITWDFMHMRDEVSGLRRAVVWTAVFLIIYLVAILLVEGDYIYEVYKNNAVSFDF, from the coding sequence ATGGCAGATCACGCATCACACGCAGAACACCATCACGAGCACAAACTAGAAATCTTTAGAGGACTGGTTAAGTTTAAAAACAATACCCAGAAAATATGGGGTGTCTTAATCTTCCTTTCTATTGTTACCATTATTGAGGTAGCGTTAGGTTACATTAAACCTGATTTTCTCAATGCTCAATTTCTTGCACTAAAATGGTTGAACTGGATTTTTATCATTCTTACCATAGTTAAAGCATATTACATTACTTGGGATTTCATGCACATGAGAGATGAAGTGAGTGGATTGAGACGTGCTGTGGTTTGGACCGCTGTTTTCCTAATCATTTATTTAGTAGCTATTCTTCTTGTAGAAGGAGATTATATTTATGAGGTTTACAAAAACAATGCTGTAAGTTTTGACTTCTAG
- a CDS encoding membrane or secreted protein — MTEDSSKDQIKQVNPIAKYSVLIILFALPLVAYLFFLQGKHNFDTLPVINEEIGTLENFKTLEGRKLQLKDSITIITFLGNHPYERLGHVSNVNEKIYKEFHKFDTFQLVAILPEAGVEDVQEIKNQMAETTDISDFHFLVGDDSDILKFFDDLGSDLELNKDLSSDYAFIIDKSASLRGRDDNDPEESIIYGYDTSSIPALQKVMVDDVRVLLAEYRFAFKKNRDQKIQKDGKG; from the coding sequence ATGACTGAAGACTCATCTAAAGATCAAATTAAACAAGTCAACCCAATAGCAAAATACTCTGTGTTGATTATTTTGTTTGCTCTTCCGTTAGTTGCTTATCTGTTTTTTCTGCAGGGTAAACACAATTTTGACACCCTACCTGTCATAAATGAAGAAATAGGTACGCTTGAGAATTTCAAGACATTAGAAGGGCGTAAACTGCAACTCAAAGACAGTATCACCATCATTACATTTCTAGGTAATCATCCTTATGAACGTTTAGGGCATGTCTCAAATGTCAATGAGAAAATCTACAAGGAGTTTCACAAATTTGACACCTTTCAGCTAGTGGCGATTTTACCCGAAGCCGGAGTGGAAGACGTTCAAGAGATCAAGAATCAAATGGCTGAAACCACAGACATTTCAGATTTCCATTTTTTGGTCGGTGATGATAGTGATATCCTAAAGTTTTTTGATGATCTGGGATCTGATCTCGAGCTCAATAAAGACTTATCATCTGATTATGCATTTATCATTGATAAAAGCGCCTCACTTAGAGGTCGTGACGACAACGACCCAGAAGAATCCATTATTTATGGGTACGACACGAGCTCCATACCTGCGTTACAAAAAGTCATGGTAGATGACGTGCGGGTTCTTCTCGCTGAGTATAGATTTGCATTCAAGAAAAATAGAGATCAAAAAATTCAGAAGGATGGCAAAGGGTAA
- a CDS encoding SCO family protein: protein MAKGKDTPYYIGLGIIILIFGYFAVTNVVHYIEKDKVVDSNRSQDRDPVADKFLKKFNKVPDFSFVNQNNDTITNKDLLGKVYVVDFFFTTCPTICTPMSVNMSKIVEELEDYPDFQAVSISIDPEYDTPEVLKEYASRYVEKDDSWHFLTGDKQATYKLAREGFSSYVGESQDSIIKFEHSGNFALVDREGYIRSRKDEYGNWIMVYRAVQENVNDLEPLLPELIADAKTLLNK, encoded by the coding sequence ATGGCAAAGGGTAAAGACACTCCTTATTACATAGGTCTAGGAATTATCATTCTCATTTTTGGATACTTTGCTGTGACAAATGTGGTTCACTACATCGAAAAAGATAAAGTGGTAGACAGCAACCGCAGTCAAGACCGCGATCCAGTGGCTGACAAGTTTCTGAAAAAGTTCAATAAGGTTCCAGACTTTTCATTTGTTAATCAGAATAACGACACCATTACTAACAAAGATTTACTGGGAAAAGTTTACGTGGTAGACTTTTTCTTCACGACTTGCCCTACCATTTGCACACCTATGAGTGTTAATATGTCTAAGATCGTTGAAGAACTTGAAGACTATCCCGATTTTCAAGCAGTGTCTATAAGCATTGATCCAGAGTATGACACTCCAGAGGTTTTAAAGGAATATGCCTCGAGATATGTTGAAAAAGATGACTCATGGCACTTTTTAACGGGAGACAAACAAGCCACCTATAAACTAGCGAGAGAGGGATTCAGCTCTTATGTGGGCGAAAGCCAAGACAGCATCATAAAATTTGAGCACAGCGGTAATTTCGCATTGGTCGATCGCGAAGGTTACATACGTTCCCGTAAAGATGAATACGGCAACTGGATCATGGTATATCGAGCCGTGCAAGAAAACGTAAATGATCTCGAGCCATTGCTGCCTGAGCTTATCGCAGATGCAAAAACACTTTTAAATAAATAA
- a CDS encoding DUF420 domain-containing protein: protein MLEKRGPAIILAISIVVPIVVLILMYLPERYNFLNLDAGTLPLFHAVLNGATALLLLAGITFIKSGKKEKHRAVMTSAFVISAVFLVSYVISKISNDPTPYPEDAPLRGLYLFILISHIVLSGIILPLVLYTMYFAWNKKFAKHRKIARWTFPIWLYVAVTGVAVYLFMQPYY from the coding sequence ATGTTAGAAAAAAGAGGGCCAGCCATCATTCTAGCAATTTCAATCGTCGTTCCTATTGTTGTACTTATTTTGATGTATTTGCCCGAGCGTTACAATTTCTTGAATCTCGATGCCGGTACGCTCCCTTTGTTTCATGCGGTTCTCAATGGAGCGACTGCCTTATTATTACTAGCGGGTATAACATTTATCAAGTCAGGCAAGAAAGAAAAGCACAGAGCTGTCATGACATCAGCTTTTGTGATCAGTGCTGTGTTTTTAGTGAGCTACGTGATCTCAAAGATTAGCAATGATCCTACACCGTATCCAGAAGACGCGCCCCTACGTGGTTTATACCTCTTTATTTTGATTTCCCATATTGTTTTGTCAGGGATCATCTTACCCCTGGTTCTGTATACGATGTATTTTGCATGGAATAAAAAATTTGCGAAACATCGTAAAATTGCGAGATGGACCTTCCCGATTTGGCTCTATGTGGCTGTGACAGGTGTGGCAGTTTATCTTTTCATGCAGCCCTATTATTAA